The nucleotide sequence aaaTGTGAAAAACATCACGAAAGAAGAATATACTTGTACATCTATTAAAGGCTTGCTTGATTAGAACATTTCACTAACTCATGTAAATTCTAACTAATTGTCTAAAATGAAGAGGGCTTGGGGAAGGTGCCAAATTGGAGAGACTTCCTCTTACATTATTTACGCATACATACTTTTGAATAACATCATATGCAAAAAACAACAATTAAAATTAGATAGGATCATAAGACTTTCAAGACAACACGGTGTTTTGTGAGAAGTTTATTTGCTTTAAAAGCAACAGCTGCACAAACATTATGTTCAATTTCAAGGCAAATAAAAAACGATGACAATGATAATACTGCAAATGAGACAGGTTAAAAATGCTGCGAACATACTTACTTCTGGGTGGAGAGGGAAGTTTCAGATTATTTGGCATCGTGAAAGTACCATCTAAATTACTAGAGTTAATTGGTCTAAGTGGATTACTACTGGTAGAAACTGGATCACCTGGCCCTGGTGCCTGAAAAATAAAGAGGACATGGCAGGTTTTTACTTTCAGTGCAGTCATAAAAGGGAATACTAAGAGACTAGATACACCaaagacacggaaaaaaatttgctggattttcttttcttggaaGTTTTTTCAGCCTGTATACTTCATGCAATGTCACGATAGCCCTGCAGTAACTTCATCGCTGGTGCACTGTCAAGGGAGAATTGATTAAGTAAATATAATGTTTGGGGTTGTTGGGAGATTGAATGCTTCATGGTTTGCATTGTTCGAATCTGTTTGAATTGACGGATGACTGGCATGTTTGCATGCATTTCCTTAATGTTTTTAATAAATGTTCAGGTGCCTCAAGAGGTCGTTGGAATCATTCCATTGCAAATTGTAAACAGAGAATTTTGCAAACATACTGATCGAACTATCTGAAATTCAGAGAAAAGATGCAAAAAGGACTTTATGTTCAATCTTTCAGTGACTTATTATTCTCTCTCTGATATTAGCATTATACATCCTCAACTGGATAGTGAAGAAAGGACCCTTACCGGAGGCTGATCAACAACTTTGGTTGGTAACTCTGGTGATGACTGCGCAGAATCGGATGAAAATAGTTGGATTGGGCGTAAAATGAAGTTATTATTACATGCTTGCTCCATATTGGCATCATCATCATCCCACGTGACAGCTTTCATTTCCTTCCAGAAATTCTAAATAagagaaattaaagaaataaatacaaTTAGACAGAGCATTAAAGAGTGCCTGAAATGGCCTGGAGTCAAAATTACCAGTTTGTCCCCCTCTTGAGCATTCTAATAAACTGAAGATGATTTCTATTAGtacctgtgaaaaaaaaaaaaggtttgacaACTAAAGCTTATGCCCTCAACAAAGAAGTAGGAAGTGGAAGAACAAGTTTTTAAGCGAAGTTAGACTTTCATTTACTTAAGGTCCCCAGGTTGAGGTGGTCCAAGTTAGGGACTTGTTCTTGTCGACACATTTCTGATTATCCTTTTGGGagaagaaataatatcaaagaCGGAAAGCAAACAAACTCTGTCAGAAATCCATTCAACTGATTTCATGCACGAGAATTTTAGCTGATGAACACTCATTATAATGcatttttctctgtaaaaccAAAAACTCGAGTTTTGGATCTGATTTTCCAGACTGATCCTGatgttgcaattttaaaatgtttattttatttcgtctCCAGATGGTTGCCGCCTTGAAAATACTTAAAGATTGGTACCTTATATTCCATTTCCATTTCGTTTGTGACTTTGTTGAAGCCCTTGAGGAGTAGGAAGTATTTCATATTCATATTCGACGTTTTTGTCAACTCTTGTTCCCTGTCTTCCAGGCGCGAGCTTTGAAGtctacttaatttttctccatGGGCATACCTTTGTTCTAGATCATTATTTCGTAACTGGAACAATAGACAAAAAATATATTAGTAGCTTTCAACATCAAGGATGTAAACGAAACTATTGTAACCATTGCTAACAATTTGACCAAGTTATTTGAACAGCGAACTTCGAACCAATATGACTTTTGTTTGGTTTAATATTCCATGGGGGTTTTTGCCCTGGAAAGTCCGTAGAACACTTATCTaggccacattttgcaattagaaactactatTCCTGGTTCATCCATGAAAATATCTAACTGCAAGGGAAACTAAAGACGCATGTGTTGTTTCAACAACTTTAGTACAGATCCATAACGCAAGATGTAGTCCATCTATGCTCTGGAGTCAACGcaatttccagtttttgagGAGTAAGGTTTATTTTACAGCAAAGGGTTTCACCTGTTCCTGTTATCGCATTTATTCATCAAGATatgctgtgttttttttttaaatcacaaCCAATGATTTAGTTTAACTCAATTTAATGATAAGCATTTTTTCTTTATCCATTTTGAAAGATTTCACTTTCGCACAAATTTCAAACGTGGAATAGAAGCTGTAATATCTAAtaacaaaaaagtaaataaactttagctcttacttttaatttcctttaaaaactaTGAACTTTTCTTCAAACGTAGTTTGCAAgagactgaaatttttttcatctaatATGTACTTTTAGAGCTCTTTCATTTCATTAGTATGAACTTGTAACGcgtcctcctgggaggagacaaaggggatgcccagtgaaagggtggaaACAGGGGGtcttagaagaaatgagggtttgccaactccccgaagggctttgggaggataggggactttggcagCTAGGGGTTGCAGAGCACCAgagagcgctatgaaagcggTTTTATACAATACAATGAACACGTAACATGTTTTCGTGAAACAGTTTCATTTTGACAAGCACTGCAGAGCAATAATACGAGTAAATCGAAAGAGAAGGAAAACAGAGAACCAATAAttaaaccaaaataaaattgagtCAATCTTACCgttagttctaaactgctaatATCTACAGATAAACTATtgtacaaattatttttctttaattctttgaCTAAATCTTTGATCGCTAGTGAATTTGTCTTTAATTTGGTTTCCGCTTGAGGAATGGCATCCATTACTCCGACTACTCTTCCTTCTAGTTGAGCAAGGCTTGATTCTAATTTTGTTCGACcctgaaaattgataaaaataaaaaatcagaaaagaagaaaaaattgaagttagcTAACAGAGGTTATTGAAAAATACCATAGTTTTAACCTCCActttgggaaaaaattaatttttcattgaaaaacaacagaggagtggcgtgctttgcgaaaaattgattaatctgccatttgaatcgacagaaaaggatcgataaacagggtgttcccaacgaataccttaataatcaattcttcaccatagcttcaaatggggaaatatcgaaaatcgatcatttacacctcaccactgaaaaacaaattaaccacaataaaaaggaagtttaaaataGGTTTGGATCCGAAAATAAAAGTGATGGATGGACTCTGGTTTGGGACAACCCagtaaatttcctttgaattcATTTAAAGTGAAAACTAATCTGCATTGCTTCTCAAAAAtctttgattttatttcaataatttttagtggAAATTCTTCACAATAAAGTTTGATGAATATTCTCTAAAAATATCAAACAATTAACCAGTAagttactttattttctaataaAAGGAAACTGAAgaagagagaaggaagaaagaacAAATTATCTGAGAGATTTATGTACCTATTTTTCAGGTGCTCATTGCCTGGTAAAAACTGCATTGGGAGGCTGTATAAGGAGCCTACAATTAACCAAGAAACACATTGAGACTCACCTTGCCAGATGACTCGATTCCATTCTCCAGCTTGGAAACTCTTTCGAGATCAAAATGCTTGCACTTTATTCGCCATTGGAGGATTTGCTTCTGTGATTCCAGGAGCAGGATTTCCTTGGTGATGCTTTCTTTTTCTCCAAATACTTTGTTCAGCTTGTCCTTCCATTCCTTGATTTGCGCCAATGGCTTGCATTTGCAGCTGCTACTCAGAGGACGCTCATTGGAAATTTGGCTTTGGAGTTTCTGGTTTTGAGCTTTGAGCAAACTAAACTCTCTTTTGAGGTCGTCATTCATTTTCTTATATTGCAGCGGGTTACAGTTCATAGAGACAATGTTTTTTTGCAGCTAAAAACAAACATGATCAGGGTAATCACAGATAGTAGAACTAGATTATAGAGGAAAAAGAGATATTGCTATTTTTGAAGGTTTAAGACTTCTCAAGGGCAAATTGATACACgtgtaaaaaaatttagtattaaaaaaattcctaccATGGATCATGCAAGTTTTAGAAAGAATAATTCAAGTATGGTTTGATATTTTCAAGCTCTGCAATTGAAAATTCTCAATCATAATACAATGGGCGAGGTGAGGTTTCAGAGTTAAAAATCAACTacatataaaattttgattaagtaaacaaaaaggaatTCATCTTCATCGATtagtttaaacttttaaaataccTTATCCTAGGAACACCACTGACACTGACACTACGTAGCATACCCTGCATCAGCAGCAGATTGACCCATGCTGCGTTTCCGACGTGATAACGAAAAACTTCGCAATTCACAGGCTTTGTCAGTTTTTCTGTATGTTTTACGAGCAAACTTTGTTTTTACTTGCAGAAATTTTGAGCATATTTTTTTAGGAGTGCAGAAAATGCAAGATTGAGGGTTAGAAGAGGAAAGGCAGAAAGTAACTAAAAAAGGCGTAATTCCTTTCCCTACTAAATTTTTTGAGCTGTTACGCGAGGACATGTCACAACTAATCGCTCTGCAATTTCTCGAGAAGACTTGGAGACCACAATTTAGTGGGAAAAATATACAACTTGCGATTGAGCGTAAAAGCTAGCAATTTTGCAGGAGAATCCGTAATTCTTTGATCTACTTACTTGTGAACATTTTCAAAGCTTAATTCGAGGACTAATTTTCTAAAGATAAGTGTTCTTTATTGCActgaaatttatttcaaaatcgcTATCAGAAAGTAAGAAACTCTTTGTGGACTAAgataaattcagaaaatttccaaatttaattgaaaaaatcaatttccaaAGAAACCATTTTTTATCTCATTGCACAAGTGCACACCTACCcatatagaaaaaaaaccctagcgTAACATTACTGTAACCTTGCCGTGGAAATGAGGTAAGGCTACCGGAAATGTTACCGCGGCAACGTTTCCGGCAATCCTGGATGCTTACGCGTCGGCAGCGTTGCCGTAACGGTACGGCACGAGATCGGCAACCTGACGGCAAGGTATTGGTAACCTTGCCGTTCGAGCAACCATTTCCTCGGCAACGTTGCCGACCCCTTTCCTAAGaagttactggaaaaaaaaccttcttAGACCAATGCAatggtgcattgacttaagagtccTGGATGCTTAAAAGCGGCGACAAGAAACATGCTTCTTGGATCTAGCATCCGAAAGTTGTTGAACCAAGAAACCtggtttcttaatttaaaatttcatcgtTTCTTGGATCAAGATTTCTGTTTTCTTAGATcaggatttccaaaaattgatcaggaGCGCACTCTACTTGTGAAGAGTACATGTTTTCTGTTCACACATCATCAACTATTTAGTGATTTATTCAGTACATACAAGTATTACACAAGTTAATTAGAGAGACAAGGAGACATATATTAGACAATTTGACTTACCAATGGAGAGATGTTGCGGCGTAAAATCTCGAGCGGACCTGTGGAGATTCGAACCCACGGCGCGCGGCGACTGGATTCACAGCCGAGCGCTCTACCAACTGAGCTATAGCTGCTGATGAAGCGTGAGGTCGAAATATCCCTACAAACCCTTCTAGGAGCGACTAGTAGTTATGCAGCTTGTTCTTCGTCCTTACTACTTCATTCAGAGCACTTAAACCttttcgaaactaaaacttTCTAAGTTTCATCCGTAAAGTTATTTTTCAGCTCTCGTATTTTGTCCTTTAAAATACCTAGAAAGTATGAATTATATAAAGCTACTGTACCGAGATTtcaacaggttcaatcctgtcgcgtgacgtcacagcattatagatgaaatttcaggttttagggGGCATTTATCGacgaattttcttgaaactttctgaccgggggtacttttcgacgggaaactcgaatttttggtcagcttttcaaaatttcaaaatccatgatggcggccgtggcctaaaatgctaagtcggctcctgttcgctcgattttcgtgaaattcggtttccgggggtacttttcgacgggaaactcgaatttttggtcagattttcaaaatttcaaaatccaagatggcagccgtggcctaaaatgctaagtcagctcctgttcgctcgattttcgtgaaactcgctttccgggggtacttttcgacgggaaactcgaatttttggtcagattttcaaaatttcaaaatccaagatggcggccgtggcctaaaatgctaagtcggctcctgttcgctcgattttcgtgaaactcggtatccgtggGTACTTTACGACGGGAAACTcgtatttttggtcagattttcaaaatttcaaaatccaagatggcggccgtggcctaaaatgctaagtcggctcctgttcgctcgattttcgtgaaacttgctttccgggggtacttttcgacgggaaactcgaatttttggtcagattttcaaaatttcaaaatccaagatggcggccgtggcctaaaatgctaagtcagctcctgttcgctcgattttcgtgaaacttggtatccggggatACTTTTCGACGAGAAGCTCgaatgtttggtcagattttcaaaatttcaaaatccaaaatggcggccgtggcctaaaatgctaagtcagctcctgttcgctcgattttcgtgtaACTCGGTattcgggggtatttttcaaaggggaactcgaatttcaggtcagattttcaaaatttcaaaatccaagatggcggccgtggccaaaGATAACATTTTCGCCACTATTCATCACTTCGTTCTCACAGTAATTCTTTAAATGTGGACTCATACATCTTAAGTTAAGAAAAGCTGAACTATTAAACCGAACCCTCCTCCCCTCCAAGTGATTATTTACGAAACGTAAAGGGTTGATTCAAGAAATCTGAaagcttgattcaagaaaccTGAAAACTTCATTCAAGAACCCTGAGGCTCTTGGAAGGAGTTAAGAGTTAATCTTGAGTTAAGATTCAGAACTCTTCTTTTAAGAAACCAAGTTTCTTGCATTTAGAGCCCGGGTGCTAGCATCTTAAtccaagagtccgttttcttaactcaagtGTCAAGTCTCTTggttcaatgcaaaatccgcttggatcaagagaaaaatttccaagagtgcacaaaatcttattttaagatttcatttttttttccagtggtttcCGCATGAGTGCCACTATAACTTTGAGGTAGCCTTGCCACGAGTGCCATTATCGCGCCAATGACTTTAGCCGGTAACGTTGCGCGGACGTTTCCACGAAAATGCCGATGCATCGATTGCCCTTTGCCCCTGGCGCGTAAAGGTTGCCGTAACGTTAGATATAAAAGGGTTCTGAGAAACTTTGCCACGGTAACCTTACGTTAGCCTTGATTGGAGAAACACTTCAAAAGGGACTCCGCAGTAACTTTACCGTAACCTTTTGACGGAAAGCAAGACGGGAATGCTTACCGGTGAATCGTTGCAGAACCCTTTCTCCAGAAAGGCAGCGGCGAGCATTTAGCCGGTAACGTTGCGTCGACGTTTCCGAAGGATGTTCCATACAATGGTTGCCCTTTGCCCTTGGCGCGTCAAGGTTGCCGTAAGGTAAGGTAGCAAAGGGTTAGCGGAAACACTGTCATGGAACGCTTACATCAACGTTAAATTGGAAATGCTTGTAATAAGGTGTTCATGGTAAGGCTTCCATAACCCTATGACGGAAAGGTTTGCTAATTTAATTTCGCGGAAAGGTTACGGTAACGTTTCCTTAAAAGCTCTTCAGCAATTACTTCTGCGTCAAGGTTAAGGAAACCATTCTGTAAGCTTGTCGCGGAATGGTGGGTCTTCCACACATTTCGCGAGAACGTTGCGGAAAGGTTTCGTCAACCTATTTGCGGCAACGCTATCGCGGATGGTATGCGGCAAGGTTCATGACAACGTTGCCGTAAGGCTAGGTTCTATATGGGTATACGCGGGCCGCATCAAACCTGGGGGCACGTGATATTGAACTCATAGGTGGGGCATAAGATGTCTCCCATCAAAAGTGGGGCAAAGGGACATAGTATGGTACTGTACGTGCCCCCGTGTGAGAAATAATTACAACGATTTGAATGATGACTCAATTTTCTGTGGTTGACCGCTGTGCGTAAAATTACACAGCCGGGGAAATTTTTTAAGATATGCACTTGTGATTGAGACTCAAATTATTTGTCAAgtgtataatttaaaaaaagtatacttCTGCTAGGGAAAAGCgtcccttcaatttcgcgtgataccataTACCTACTCGGGAGTTCAAATTGTTGCTCGCCTCATTTCTGCCTGTTGCGAAAGTCAGAAATTGCACGAAtttcatctcaatatcgcgAAAGCTTCAGGATTTGACCGGCGGTTTCTTTCAATCCTTAGCAATGACAGGCTTTTCATCCCTGAGTCACGGAAAATGCGCAATTTTTCCAGgggttttgtaaaaaaatattggaaactACCCGATGATCTCAAGTGAAAACTGTTGTTTGTCCTTTCGGTTTGCCTCATGCAATCTTCTTTAGGACATCCTCcgaacacacaaaaaatttcataatttaagTTCACCacggaaaatccctaaaaaaaCACGATGTACAGTCACATTCTCTGAACAcggaaaattctgcataatcTAATTTTATTACGGAAAATTCTAGATTCTTTACACTTAGATGTATTCTTCAACCACAACGCGGGAATCATTTCTTCAAGGCGGAACAATGGTTTGACCTTCCGGTTTCGCTGCTGATATATGCCTAACATCCCAGAATCATGGAAAATACATTCGTGTAGCGTTGCCAGGCGTTCGAGAATTGCCGTGCCACGCGGGAATCAATGTATATGTCTACGGCTATAGTGCGAGAAAACGTATCGCCTTTCGTGGCGTTGtagactttattttttcctcgaaaaactaGCCAACGAAATTTCTTGGTTaccagaatattctgtatgaatttgaaacaaagaagttggcttatttctaggctcttcgaaaaaatcaaattggagCATTGACTttaaaacatcgcaatggaTACAGAGATAGGTGGATTCGACCTTTGGTCATTGATGTGTATGATAAGGTGATTCATAAAACCTCTTTTATGTTTAATCCTTCAACCACGAGAAGGACTACTGTCGTTGTCTCGCTgctattgatttttttactcgTGTGCCAATTCTTCAGCAGAGTTTTCACGGtgtattgttcattttttgtttcaggtgagttacGATCCGTTATATTCTCTCTTACTAGGTGTTTGTgagttcatatttttcttctttttttcctatgCTATTACATACCAtggatttaaattttctttatatttaGATTTGTTGTTTCGGAACAATGGTGCTCTTAGGATGGAAAATCCCCGAAAACCAACCAGGAGAATTTTCCTGCCGAATCGTACTATGCAATCTAAATATTTTAGTATGTAAGGATTCCATCCAAGCCATTCACTTGCCCTGAGAGAAATTaggaggggcgggagggggtcGTTATGTGCAAACTGCCATCTTGAATGGTGCTCATAGAAtggaaaatcccggaaaaccgtccaggaatattttcctgccaaaTGGTAATATGCAATTTAAATACTCTAGTGTTTATGGATTCCATCCAAGCCATTCACTCACCCTGAGAGAGATCAGGATGAGGCTGCAGGGAGCGGGGAGCCGTTATGTGCGAACTGTCATAATTGTGCTTCCAAAGTGGAAAATTACGGAAAACCGGCCAGGaaaattttcttgtcaaatcAACCTTTGCAATCAAAAGACTCTTGTCTGTAGGGCTTCTTTCAACACTATTCATCTTCTTTGAAGCAGATAAttataggggggagggggtcgttCTATGCAAACCGCCATATCATcattaatcatcatcatcatcatcatcatcatcattaatataaacttcgaaggattctgcctttttctatttcactcgaggggaagtgtcccctcccggactctcttccccacccggtgactgacgctgcgctgtgctgaacggttcagcctgaacctttcccctacgtctgactgttccccactcctctgtcaatcgaaccatatgccaccgcttacgtattgtcgctcacccacccaggtacctagcggccagcggtcagttgatgataaatctcgctcatgctcctatgcagctacgcattgattacgccagctaattactttctaataattagaatttcttcgataatagttttctttatttattcgactgtatttttttctctgttctactgtgatttccttggttctctactgtgtttttcctaaatctctgagtcagaaatctgaagcacttcggtatgcaccgagtacttcagatgtgtgacctgaaaccttcggtatataccgaactgggcggcacccgattccctcccgagattccctcccggatccgattccctcccgctaatgaccgcTGGCCAAGTccgtttccgattccctcccgctaatgacctcCAATAAAATGAAGCGCCAACGTCGCATTAATCATTCAACTTACCATTTCCGGAGAGGTGCGCTGTTTCCCGTGagtgtttcaggaaaattagtgtatattcacaaaattatgatgatttgatgaagAAAGTGGGCTAGGTTGATAGAAAGTTCCCAAAGTCTGTTTCATATGtatgcatgaaacaaaatttgagaac is from Bemisia tabaci unplaced genomic scaffold, PGI_BMITA_v3 and encodes:
- the LOC140223797 gene encoding uncharacterized protein, with product MLAAAFLEKGFCNDSPLQKNIVSMNCNPLQYKKMNDDLKREFSLLKAQNQKLQSQISNERPLSSSCKCKPLAQIKEWKDKLNKVFGEKESITKEILLLESQKQILQWRIKCKHFDLERVSKLENGIESSGKGRTKLESSLAQLEGRVVGVMDAIPQAETKLKTNSLAIKDLVKELKKNNLYNSLSVDISSLELTLRNNDLEQRYAHGEKLSRLQSSRLEDREQELTKTSNMNMKYFLLLKGFNKVTNEMEMEYKNFWKEMKAVTWDDDDANMEQACNNNFILRPIQLFSSDSAQSSPELPTKVVDQPPAPGPGDPVSTSSNPLRPINSSNLDGTFTMPNNLKLPSPPRSMKKKPVNNWKQRVGLSSSRKTPLRDMLQPNVKYRLNEENKPLPSAKMLPPSRTPRATNYKSVTAHLPTPGKTVPRIKELRKMDSAGILSSSTSNILVSVKRSECQIYPL